AAAAGtagagtgcaaaaaaaaaaatatacaaaatatcaATGAAGTTGCTTCCAAACccacaatgacaaaaacaaggatAGTTTTCAGGTTGTTACACACAGCCCTGTGTCATATTTCAGGTTAGATGTAAAGTGTGGGGGCCTATTAGGTGCCAGAAAGGGCCCCTACCGTAGATAAAGGTTGTTTTATGTCCATGGTAGATGTTAGTGTAGGTGCATATGTTTAATGCAAAATGTAATGATAAGTCCACGATATTGCAGCTTATCTCATGACCGGTGTTTTCATggaaaatacttgtttttgACAAGTGCACTTGGTGGATTTCTGTCATATAAGTTGTATCTTTGTGAAATTGCACCACTGTGGTGACGCTGTATCGTGATCATGAGTGttgagagaagaggagaaaagaccCGTTGGTTTTGAGGTTTTAAGGTAGCGTCTCATTATGTCCCGTATGTCCATTTTAGTTTTAAGTCTGTTTGTACTTTTGTGTGAACCCTTTTACGTTATTCTGAATCTCACTgtggaatattaaaaaaaaaaaaaaaatcaaaggttACATTAAAGTAAATGAAAGTCAGAGGATGAAATATTGCAGGAATATTCCTGCCTCAGGTTTTCTGCTGTTCTGTTGATCGACAGTTGGTGGCAGTAACGTGCAAAGAAACCAAGCAATGCACCAACCAAGGCTGTAGTACCCGAgcctcggccactggtcttgccagatatggcttctgggcttttggtctggaccgagtccaggtgtctttattatgttgataatagcattggagggaaagtgaaacccagaatgattgacttgatactgtcatgtataagaccttttttcctgtcctggactcggtcttgactcagactcaaacctttttggactcggtcttgactagtcctggtcttggacttgtattggactcgactaaggtggtcttgactacagccctggcaCCAACAGGCAACGAAGAAGACATTTATGTGAACATTAAACCCCAACGCgggtgtctttgctagtttaagactgtTGTCAATTCNNNNNNNNNNNNNNNNNNNNNNNNNNNNNNNNNNNNNNNNNNNNNNNNNNNNNNNNNNNNNNNNNNNNNNNNNNNNNNNNNNNNNNNNNNNNNNNNNNNNcttacagggaggtgtgttcaggtgcattctgggcgtgttagtcttacagggaggtgtgttcaggtgcattctgggcgtaatgctatcttgaggcagcgggaagtgacacattttggtttttataaGAATGCCAAAGGACAGTTGATTGAAGAAAGTTCTCCTGTTGCTGCTAAAGGAgttaaacacacttttaaaaatgtcgcGATAATCCCAAAAACTGAGATAATTTAGGTAATGTAGTGTATTTTCACACCGTAGTATCCCTGGATGTGAAGATGTTTTTATGTGAGTGTTGTCTGTTGATTGTTGGAGGGCTACATCCCTATTTcccaaaaaattataaaataaacttgttCAAATGTGATGGGGAGGAGGCAAAGAAAGAGTTACGCAAAACGTGATTGCTTAATAATTTTTTCTCCCTcgattttacagtttttgtgatCGTTAGGAGCCAAATCTAAATGAGTCTCATTTGAATGCGCAACATTTATAAGtcgtggaatgtaactaagtacatttacttcaGTTCTGTACTTAACTTAGCAAaagttgaggtacttgtactttatttgagCTCCCCTGAAGAGGATTACTGCAGACAGCAAGATAGTATACaacacataacaacaacataatgcacaagacaacacgCAGGacatgtggtcacatgaaggGTTTTTTGAAGTGACTTGGGagggtgaaaaaataaattaaaaaaatgaataaataaataacgagAAACCGAGTCAGTCAGACGGAAGCagggagggatggggggggggggggggcatgtgtGGTGTGGAGTGAGataatgagttgtgtgtgtgagatatgaAATATGTTCTCCTGTTGCTGCTAAAGCcgttgaacacacttttaaaaacgCCGCAGTAATACTGACAACCGAGATCGTTTTGATGACTTTACACACGGTTACATCTCTGGATGTGGAGATGATTTTTACGTTTGAGTTATCTGTTGTTTGTGGGAGCAGACGATGCAAGAACATGTTCTGTGTGAACAGAAAGTTTTATTCTTTCTTAGCTCATCAACtctttggggcaatttggtcaaaagaaacacatatttctgGTATAAAAAACGATTAAAACGAGTCAAATTTGACgtgaggacaacaggacaatAAAGTCTGAGTTTCCAATTTGGATATCATCACTGGAGCGCATGGCATTATGTTCATGtaagaaagataagaaaaagattagaaaaagcttcaaaaaaacATACTACAATCGCTACGAGACTCATTTTTGTTCTTAAAATTTTCACtcttgtaaatatatatattttttttaatttgcatttttgtttagttttttccaaGAAGACCCGGTTAagtagtgttttgtttttttctttttaatttctaacTAGAATTGAATGGCATCACTGTAAAATTCTTTGATATTTAAATAAGGAGCCGGGGAGGGGTTACCCACCATCTTGCCTCTCTGCTGAGACGACCTGGTCTCCCGCAGCGTGAAGACGTTTCCACAGACGGACATCTCCCTCCACACGCCCGGTGTGGAGCCCTGGCTGAAGCCGTGGCACGGGTGCATCACCAGAACGCCGTTGGTGGTCAGCCCGTCCATCTCGCCGCCCTGCATCCTCCACTTGGCCGCCTTCTCCTGAGGAAAggtaagataaataaataataaactcttattacacaaaacacaagcaatgaACCCAGTATCGCCGTTCGTCTCGCCCAGTTCAGACCGAAGATTTACGACGAGACGACTTAAAACGCGTCTAAAACTTTGCCATTTCCAGCTGAAATAAAAGGGATTATGGATCATTTTGATTCCATAGCTTGTAGCTGACTGGAcaagctgacttctctattggctgttgagaCAGAAGTACCCTTatgtcctaaaaccagcctctggagactccaccagctgacttctctattggctgttgagaCAGAaggtctcttacgtcctaaaaccagcctctggagacttcaccagctgacttctctattggctgttgagaCAGAAGGTCTCTTACGTCCTacaaccagcctctggagactccaccagctgacttctctattggccgTTGagacaggagacgtctcttacgtcctaaaaccagcctctggaaaCACcaacagctgacttctctattggccgTTGAGACAGGATAAGTCTCtcacgtcctaaaaccagcctctggagactccaccagctgacttcctattggctgttgagACAGGAGACGTCTCTCACGTCcaaaaaccagcctctggagactccaccagctaacttctctattggctgtagaaacaggagacgtctctcaCGTCCTAAAACCAGTCTCTGGAGACTCTTAACTGCAGCCTACCCCGAGGAAGATGTTCTTGGAGGAGTCGAAGCCGGCGGCGTAGATGCGTGCCGAGTAAGGAGGGCTCCGTTGGCAGATGATGCGGCAGGCGAAGCGGGAGATGGTGCTCTGGACCGTCTGTCCGTCCACTTGGTTCTGACCCCCGGGCAGCGTGTCCGTCACCACAAAGTCAATGGGAGTCTCCGTGGAACGACCAATCTGTAACAGAGACGCTTTTATCTTCCTGTACTTTACGTGTCCAATGTGGcggtttgtttattttaagatgattttttgggCATCTTTAgacctttttttgacaggacagctgaagaagtaaaaggggagagagagggggggggggatggcgatggctgcacctgattggacGAATCAGTCCGCTTCGGGATTTCTAAACAAACCAACATGGGGCTTGCTTGGAAACTTTCACTTATTTAATGAAACTGACGGTAGTTCACCAAAtatatttctgaaaacattttatgcGAGAAATAAGCTGCAGCTgctaaatctgtttattttagaTTGACAATGCccacttaatttcttttttttttaagcctcaggttgtcctcatgttgccctcatgttgtccccatgttgccctcatgttgtcctcatgttgccctcatgttgtcctcatgttgccctcatgttgtcttcatgttgcccccatgttgcccccatgttgccctcatgttgccctcatgttgccctcatgttgccctcatgttgcccccatgttgcccccatgttgtcttcatgttgcccccatgttgcccccatgttgccctcatgttgccctcatgttgccctcatgttgtcctcatgttgccctcatgttgtcctatatcaatgttctttttaattccccaaaataacatgatcgattccacacaacgctctttgccaaatctctactttcattaattttggggcgtcttattcaattttatagcattgtaaaacaaatggaagtgttgttgaaatagtattgagtaaaagttgacatattccagtctgtgattatcatcaacatccattcctttaattttagtctcaataattcctaatttctgcttttctaactcaaacattaggtataatttcctataaatgaggtttattgaccataaattccaaaaataactttaaaactaaagttaatgagtaagtgttacgtagtgataaaaatgtaaaaaaaaaaaaagtggcaaacattgaaaaaaaagcatcaaaagtgttgaaaaagggacaaaaaccttaaaaaaagaaaaaattaaaagcctcaacaaaagtgttaaaattcCGTCGACGGCCAGTCGAGTTGGACACCCGTGATGTGCATAAAGTAGCCGGGATTCGACTTCATGCACAGAAAAAGGCCCTAAGATAAAGAGAATGAAGTTTATATGATAACATCTAAAACTGCTGCAGcctgaaaacaaacacagacggAGTCAGTCAGTTTGTCTAATCCTTGTGTGGCCATCCAGACACAGAACAACAAACCATGGAGAGTGTAATGTGATGTGTGCGTATCTGAGGAGAGATCAGAAGGAGTTGTGGGGCGCTACAGACCTGGAACATGTCGGTGCTGCTGTCGTGCGTGTACTCCACCACCACCGTCTGAGCCCGGGACAGCGTGTAGGAAATACTGTGCTGCTCCTTGTTGCTCACAGCCTTCAGAAACACACAGGGGATGCCCGGTTAACATTaagatcattattattattattataagattattattattattattattattataagattaTCAACACAACTGTtattgttcctgttttgtttgatgATGGCAGATTTTATTAATTATGCTTAAAGTCTGTGAGGCGCCATCGAGccaggtggtgtgtgtgtgtgtgggtggtgtgtgtgtgtgtgtgtgggtggtgtgtgtgtggtatgtggtgtgtggtgtgtgtgtgtgtgtctgtgtgtgtgtgtgtgatgtctgtgtgtgatgtctgtgtctgcgtgtgtgatgtctgtgtctgcgtgtgtgtNNNNNNNNNNNNNNNNNNNNNNNNNNNNNNNNNNNNNNNNNNNNNNNNNNNNNNNNNNNNNNNNNNNNNNNNNNNNNNNNNNNNNNNNNNNNNNNNNNNNtgtgtgtgtgtgtgtgtgtgtgtgtgtgtgtgtctctgtgtgtgtgtgtgtgtgtgtctctgtgtgtgtgtgtgtgtcaccttaGCAGCCTGAGGGGTGCAGGACGAGTGGACGGTGCTGGGCTTCACCCCGTTGGACTTGTTCCTGCGACACAGAGCGAAGcggctcttcctcctccccctgtcCCCGTTGGGCAGAGCGCCGTtacacctggacacacacacggggGACAACGTCACTCACAGAAGATCCACACAGGTGATCTACAGAACTGCATCACTGACTTTCATAATAATAACCTGGATTCAATATAACCCGACTAGTTAAGGATTTTTAAGTCCgataccgatacgaatatttggttattagttaaaaatctgatttaaatccagaaacCTGTTAGAAAACAGATTCGCCTAACATTAGTTACCTGTTGTTATTTATGAGCTCTCACTCAAATAATCCAACAATTTGTTAtgttgtcacaacagaacatcagaGTATATTTTGTCAGGCTCTAACCTGTACATCCGCCTGTCTACGCCGACAAACACACCTGTCTCTGCTGCTTGTGCGATTTGATTGGCTGCCGTTGATTGTATTCAGAGTATACCATAAAAACACGGAGGTCATTCATAAATTAGGAGTTAAATCTTTGAGAGGCCGGTTAGCTGAGTTGGTAGAGACGGTGCATTTCAGGTTTAGGCCTCCATGCAGAAAATCTAGGGTTCGACCTGTGGTGGTTCTCCATCTTCAGATATCTGAGCTGTCCCATCATTTAAAAATcatcttaaacaaaaaaacagctgtttaatCTTTGATTTAGGGAGgattttttgtgatttcaaGTTAAAAAGCTACATGACGAAAAGTAACCAGTATGtctcctttttttacatttctatttctacacCTGTTCCTACAAGATCCAACATGTAAATAAGATACTTAATTAATCCAGGCGAGCTAGTTTCCTTCTGCTTCTAgtctctatgctaagctaaacacATCCTGGACATATCTACGTCCTGCAGGTAAGAAGACAAACAAGCATGTTTTCCTAAGCACTTCTTCCACATCTTTCACtggagacggggggggggggggggggggggggggggggggggggggggggggggggggggggggctttgtgGGCCAGAGAAAAGCTGAGTAAGCACATTCAAAAGCAGGAAGCAGTGGGAATGTGGTTTAGCATTTATCCTTCAGGACGCCCGTTAAAACACACCTTAGAAATACAAGTCTTTGGTGTATTCGCGGGACGTTGCTATCGGCCTGAGTTGAGATGGAAGACAATGTTGTTGGAGCTTTAATTAAGAGCTCGTTAGGCTGGAGGTTATCTCCAGAGCCAGAGTCCAGTTATAAGTGGAGCCATTCTTTCCCTGGATGACGCAGACTTCCTGCGTTTGAGACGACGATGAGGTCTCACCTCCTTTTCTTAGACAGACTCAGACCGCCACCTCCACTGTGGCTGCCTCGGCCCCCCCGTGTTTACCCAAACTACACGGCTCGACCCGTCTAAATGGCCGTTTCCGGCCACTATTGTACCAAAGCTAAGAAGTCTGACGGGTCTGAACCCACAGCAGGCGGCCTCCCTGGGCCACAGGCGCTCTCTTGTGTCTGCAGTGAAAGGCCTTCAGTCAGGATGTGAGCTGCATTCTTTGCCGCGGTGGAGTCTCTTCACACGTTCAACCGGCTCCAGGCTGAGTTACGCTGCTCCTGAACAATGTCCCACTGCACATAGAGACGGCCCGCTGAGCGCAAGTGAAGGGATCTGTTCAATCTCATTTATCTGGACTAACTTGGCAATGTAGACACTATTATGTGCACCAAAGAGGGTTACACAGTTAAGCCTGATTCATGGTTCTGCGTTGAATCTATGCCGTAAATAACGTAGTAGAtattagaggatggatacccaaACCGAGGCCGGGTATTTAGAAATGATGTTGGGTCTGGGTCCGGCTTGGTCACATCAGAGCGATAAGGCACTGAaccttttgaatttaaaaatccATGGGGTTTTTAGTAAGATCGGGTTTCTGAaggtcctctgatccggtttgtgaatgtcctctgtcttcagtctccgggtgagctgcacgtctttctacgtcactagccgagacgaggtggctaaccgtagcatgctagctcgttctcaatggaaaacactgctccaacagccactagttgaccataatctccaaaagaactacatcctgtccctgttctgcaggtattccacaagtggcccgtgtccagaagaagtctcccagttaatttatttaacacagaaccataaatcatGCTTTACATTGCAGCAACGCTGACAGCAACCACTGTGATTGGGCCGCTCGGCCTGATTCGTGCCTTCATTCAACCGACGTCTGCCAATACAGAGTCGCATGTCAAAAACCTTTTGAAATGTGAGAAGaggtggccaggttggctcagtggtaggacaggcgcacatatactgagaggtttatgcctcaatgCAGAGCTCATAGGTTCCAATccaacctgtgatgatttcctgcatgttgtccctctttctcacctacctgtcctatcaaataaaggcaagAAAAGCCTAAAAGATCTTAAAAAGAAACGGGAGAAGAGATGTTATGTCGTTGATCCTCTGTGTTTCGGTTACTGTATGTCTTCACTCATGAATGCCAAAGCTTTTGCATGCTTCCCGTCAGCTGATTCTCTGCATCGCTCCACAAAGACTGAGTTACCAAGTGATGATAAGATAAGGCAGACTGCCTTTCCACTTTGGTGGATTGTTATCTGAAGGAAGTTAAAGAAATAGTCTCATTTCAGTTGCTGCCTGAAATGAGGAAGAGCTGATCTAAAAACAGATGTTGTTCTTTAGAACATGAAAGGGTCAGCAGAGAGATGTAAAGTACACATATACGAGTACTAAAAgactaaaataagaaaaaccttGTTACGCTCCATCTTGATGATTCAGAGGTTTTGACCACAGCTATAAAATCTCCTTTTAACGTCACAATGAATACGCCTATATTCTGCtgattttcaggttcataactgtactttgaggttgtaccagaataggtttacctagtttaatttaaattgctgcagctcctcttttcaccctgtgtgttcaggtctctgttttagctccagagtgagacgtctcacttcttttagctccagagtgagacgtctcacttcttttagctccagagtgagacgtctcacttcttttagctccagagtgagacatctcactagttttagccgGCTACGCGGTgatgacagttacatttaggcaccaaaacgactcGTTAAGTTTAGGGAAAATATCGTAGTGTGGATGAAAACACTCCCGAGGAATGAGGAGCGTTTCCCGGGTGAAAGTATTTTGATTTTGCCATGAAGTGGACTCGGCTCTCCGGCCTGATTtaggaggactatggttacctggtcctcaggtttttgcagggtaaatccagaccgctagctagactatctgtccaatctgaggactatggttacctggtcctcaggtttttgcagggtaaatccagaccgctagctagactacctgtccaatctgaggactatggttacctggtcctcaggtctctgcagggtaaatccagacagctagctagactatctgtccaatctgaggactatggttacctggtcctcaggtctctgcagggtaaatccagacagctagctagactatctgtccaatctgagtctatgttgacgactaaaactacgtctgaatgtacacatgttcaacataaacaacttccttccttccaGGTTTTGGTCCCCCATCgatgaatgctgtgtggactcaccagaccctcctccgcagcgctgtggaggagggtctggcaatgcgagactactgaACGTCTTACCCGAGCACAATGAGCTCTCCATACTGGACTGGTCCTTTGGTGGAAGCCGGGGATTTGGAGATGTTTTCCTGATCGAGTGAATACATCTGTGCAGCATTTGGGGgggtggtggttgtggtgggGGGGCGGGAGGAAGGGTGAGGTCTCACCCGCTGTCACCCTCAGAGCGTCGCCATCAGCGCAGGTACGCACATCACCTGCAAACACAACCACAGGAACAGGAATTTTAAGATAAATACGaaaatttaaagtaatttaaaatgcaaaaatagcAGAAAATCTGCTTTCAGCCTCTCAAATATGGAGATTTCctgctcttttctgttttatatcttaatatactgtatataatataatataatatataatataatataatataatataatataacataatataatacctttgggttttggactgacaaaacaagacatctcaAGACATCAACTTGGACTTTGGAACAATCAAAGAGGAATATAACCGGCAGCCCTAGAAGTTTGACTTTTCTGAGAAAGTGTCCCGTTGGATATTTCACTTAAgataacaaacaacaacaacctctttagacatttacacacacacacacacacacacgcacacacacacgcacacacacaaacaaacacacacacacacacacacacacacacgcacacacacNNNNNNNNNNNNNNNNNNNNNNNNNNNNNNNNNNNNNNNNNNNNNNNNNNNNNNNNNNNNNNNNNNNNNNNNNNNNNNNNNNNNNNNNNNNNNNNNNNNNacacacacagtcccacacagtctctctctcacacacacacacacacacacacacacacacacacacacagtcacacagtcacacagtcacacacacaggcttcaaCACGACAGCATTCCTGACTGTATGACCACACACCCACCCGGTCGTTGTACTGGGAGCTGTGGGGGAGACACAACGTCTGAATTCACTCCGGCACAGAGCAGGGTTGTCAGTTGTGCGTCCGTGACGGCGTGACTCACTAACTGATGTTACAATCCTTTGTGTAGCGGAGAGGGAAACAACAAGCCGAGCGTCAGAAGGCCGAAGTGGACGCAACGTCACCGTAGACCCACCGAGTGGCCGTTAGGGACCAATGGCGTCTGACTTCATGAAGCAGAACGAGTTCAGGGCTTGTTGAAAAGACTCCTTTAAAACTCCAAGTCCGTTCTCATTAGAGACCAGAGCCCGACCGATAGAGGGTTTTAAGGCCAATACAGATATTAAtatttggggatttaaaaatctgatattacGATATATCGGTCGAGCCAATCAGCCAACGTCGGCTAACGTTATTGAACGCTGCAGCcactcaaaaaacaacaaaaaagcacccaccacattgaaaaattgacaaaaatgtccacaaaaaaaagcgacaatagtgttaaaaaaagacaacaaaaaaggttaaagtcctgtgttgtccTGGGAAACAGGACTCGGGTCCGTGGCGGTGTTTCACGACGGTTCTTTGAGTTTTTTGCTTGGAGCCTCGATGGAGGTAGTACTACGAAAAGtactgttagcaggtaccagggacctGTTATCATAATGGAATGTCTTAAAGTGGTACACACGTCAGCTGCCCCACGGGCACACATGGATTAAGTAACTCTTTGGAGACGCTGTCTCGAACGTGCACTTCCGGGGTTAaactcctgtgttttcccgGGGAAAGGGCACTCGGGTCCGTGGCGGTGTTTCACGACGGTTCTTTAAGTGATAAATGGAAAGC
The sequence above is drawn from the Etheostoma cragini isolate CJK2018 chromosome 2, CSU_Ecrag_1.0, whole genome shotgun sequence genome and encodes:
- the LOC117956755 gene encoding E3 ubiquitin-protein ligase pellino homolog 1-like, encoding MYSLDQENISKSPASTKGPVQYGELIVLGCNGALPNGDRGRRKSRFALCRRNKSNGVKPSTVHSSCTPQAAKAVSNKEQHSISYTLSRAQTVVVEYTHDSSTDMFQIGRSTETPIDFVVTDTLPGGQNQVDGQTVQSTISRFACRIICQRSPPYSARIYAAGFDSSKNIFLGEKAAKWRMQGGEMDGLTTNGVLVMHPCHGFSQGSTPGVWREMSVCGNVFTLRETRSSQQRGKMVDSESNELVDGSLVDLCGATLLWRTAAGLAHTPTVKHLEALRQELNAGRPQCPVGLNTLAFPSLRRKDVPDEKQPWAYLRCGHVHGYHGWGGRRDPAVEAERQERECPMCRTRGPYKPLWLGCEAGFYVDEEPPTHAFVPCGHVCSGMTTAYWSRIPLPHGTHAFHAACPFCLQPLGEEAGCVRLIFQSPLD